The following proteins come from a genomic window of Pseudomonas sp. J452:
- a CDS encoding PP2C family serine/threonine-protein phosphatase, with product MEVANLLWHSAARTDTGKVRARNEDAFLDQPQRGLWVVADGMGGHQNGDLASRLIVESLGELDPAGSFEQRLERLRDCLHRLNRHLSLGLTVTSDNPDMLVGSTVVALLAAGSRMACVWAGDSRCYLLRGRQLYQLSRDHSLLQQLVEERGMSVEEAARQPAAHALTRAIGAAEELQLDILELESLPGDVFLLCSDGLYQDLDHDQLGAALIRPSASLALQRLFELALDGPARDNLSAVVINR from the coding sequence ATGGAAGTCGCCAACCTGCTCTGGCACAGCGCCGCGCGCACCGACACCGGCAAGGTGCGGGCGCGCAACGAGGATGCCTTTCTCGACCAGCCGCAGCGTGGCCTGTGGGTGGTCGCCGACGGCATGGGCGGCCACCAGAACGGCGACCTGGCCAGCCGCCTGATCGTCGAGAGCCTGGGCGAGCTGGACCCCGCCGGCAGCTTCGAGCAACGCCTGGAACGCCTGCGTGATTGCCTGCATCGGCTCAATCGGCACCTCAGCCTGGGCCTCACGGTGACCAGCGATAACCCCGACATGCTGGTCGGCAGCACCGTGGTCGCCCTGCTCGCCGCCGGCAGCCGGATGGCCTGCGTGTGGGCCGGCGACAGCCGCTGCTACCTGCTGCGCGGGCGCCAGCTGTACCAGTTGAGCCGCGACCATTCGCTGCTCCAGCAACTGGTCGAAGAACGCGGCATGAGCGTCGAGGAAGCCGCGCGCCAGCCGGCCGCCCATGCCCTGACCCGGGCCATCGGCGCGGCCGAGGAGCTGCAGCTGGATATCCTCGAACTGGAGAGCCTGCCCGGCGACGTGTTCCTGCTGTGCAGCGACGGCCTGTATCAGGACCTCGACCACGACCAGCTCGGCGCCGCGCTGATCCGCCCCAGCGCCAGCCTGGCCCTGCAGCGCCTGTTCGAACTGGCGCTGGACGGCCCGGCCCGCGACAACCTCAGTGCCGTGGTGATCAACCGATGA
- the tssM gene encoding type VI secretion system membrane subunit TssM, with protein MKDFLKKTATFLRQTWVWSLCLVLCLALLVWFVGPLLAVADSKFWESAASRLVSISLLFLAWGLFIVFISWRANQRKKAEADDVDAQERLRRDGLISEEQVELRGRFKQALRTLKSSSLYRGRSDKWRNELPWYLLIGPQGSGKTSLLDFSGLDFPLSKGDAQRLTKDVGGTRYCNWHFADHAVLLDTAGRYLNQPDVAVDSRAWHTLLNLLRKRRARPLNGVLVNIPVDSLLYHNELELENLARQVRQRLHEIHAELRVEVPVYLVLSKADKILGFDEFFDQLSREESDQVLGASLRKEQNATDAGVIRQEFEELLRRLNSQVILRMHQERDTQRRGRILDFPHQLGQLGERLCLFVELAFSGNRYQRSSHLRGFYLTSAPQLSDALDPSTTSIGRNLGLAGSTLPTYRSGRARFINQLLSRVIFPEADLAGLDDKEVRRIDWRQRALYAGAAACLVLFGLLWGNSYSANHGRLEQLRELAQQLGRAGESLNPKDEAEQVLPLLDSSYAATQVFLAPSDAALLERGGLYQGEKVDPTVHQAYRRQLESELLPRVARQLEGQIRANRDDRELLLGSLRAYLMLNLEQRREAAYLQDWLAADWSLRYAGAEPTQKGLNGHFQRLLAEPFSAYPLNDALVAEARQILRNESLANVVYRMLRDQARSLPEYRLSQQLGSQATLFLGSDYSIPGLYTQKGYQQYFVAQGLGLVRDILRDNWVLGEGNQLSDNDLSRLLVELEQLYFRDYANYWGEAIAQLSLEPIGNTAQGILQLSALTAANSPLLQVLVEVRENTRFDLPAAADQVDELAAQAKLGKKAKLAAAAAEQGIGAIAKSLPDTARRALQRRFEPLHRLLDANSGAGPELAATLQALDALQLQFSGLAHASAPEQAAFEMAKARMAGSPDAINQVRSSAARLPQPVGNWLSLIADDSWQLVLNDAYGYLNKRYRSELYAFYKESLFKRYPFSAKSDSDVAIADFREFFKADGVADGFVDRYLKAFVSDSEGKYQLRRLDGQGLPLSPAFLKQINQTQVIRRSFFAENPTEPLVLFKLEPFTLDYSLNRADFQYGGQQLEYRHGPIIATAFRWPAEGDSERSSLVLEEQGGRRVGIEKSSGPWALFRLLDLMQVEQHSGRDVLILKANLQGLQAKYLLHSQRSPNPFDASLLRDFKLPATL; from the coding sequence ATGAAGGATTTTCTCAAGAAAACCGCCACCTTCCTGCGCCAGACCTGGGTCTGGAGCCTGTGCCTGGTGCTGTGCCTGGCCCTGCTGGTGTGGTTCGTCGGGCCGCTGCTGGCAGTGGCCGACAGCAAGTTCTGGGAATCGGCGGCCAGCCGCCTGGTCAGCATCAGCCTGCTGTTCCTCGCCTGGGGCCTGTTCATCGTGTTCATCAGCTGGCGCGCCAACCAGCGCAAGAAGGCCGAAGCGGATGACGTCGACGCCCAGGAACGCCTGCGCCGCGACGGCCTGATCAGCGAGGAGCAGGTCGAACTGCGCGGCCGCTTCAAGCAGGCCCTGCGCACGCTGAAGAGCTCCAGCCTGTACCGCGGGCGCAGCGACAAATGGCGCAACGAACTGCCCTGGTACCTGCTGATCGGCCCGCAGGGCAGTGGCAAGACCAGCCTGCTGGACTTCTCCGGCCTGGACTTTCCGCTGAGCAAGGGCGACGCCCAGCGCCTGACCAAGGACGTCGGCGGCACCCGCTACTGCAACTGGCACTTCGCCGACCACGCCGTGCTGCTCGACACCGCCGGGCGTTACCTCAACCAGCCGGACGTGGCGGTCGACAGCCGCGCCTGGCACACCCTGCTCAACCTGCTGCGCAAGCGCCGCGCGCGCCCGCTCAACGGCGTGCTGGTGAACATCCCGGTGGACAGCCTGCTGTACCACAACGAACTGGAGCTGGAGAACCTGGCCCGCCAGGTGCGCCAGCGCCTGCACGAGATCCACGCCGAGCTGCGCGTGGAAGTGCCGGTGTACCTGGTGCTGAGCAAGGCCGACAAGATCCTAGGTTTCGACGAGTTCTTCGACCAGCTGAGCCGCGAGGAAAGCGACCAGGTGCTCGGCGCCAGCCTGCGCAAAGAGCAGAACGCCACCGACGCCGGGGTGATTCGCCAGGAGTTCGAGGAACTGCTGCGCCGCCTCAACAGTCAGGTGATCCTGCGCATGCACCAGGAGCGCGACACCCAGCGCCGCGGGCGTATCCTCGACTTCCCGCACCAGCTCGGCCAGCTCGGCGAGCGCCTGTGCCTGTTCGTCGAACTGGCCTTCAGCGGCAACCGCTACCAGCGCTCCAGCCACCTGCGCGGTTTCTACCTGACCAGCGCGCCGCAGCTCAGCGATGCGCTCGACCCGAGTACCACCAGTATCGGTCGCAACCTCGGCCTGGCCGGCAGCACCTTGCCGACCTACCGCAGCGGCCGTGCGCGCTTTATCAACCAATTACTGAGCAGAGTGATCTTCCCCGAGGCCGATCTGGCCGGGCTGGACGACAAGGAAGTACGCCGCATCGACTGGCGCCAGCGCGCCCTCTACGCCGGCGCCGCCGCCTGCCTGGTGCTGTTTGGCCTGCTCTGGGGCAACAGCTACTCGGCCAACCACGGCCGCCTGGAACAGCTGCGCGAACTGGCCCAGCAACTGGGTCGCGCCGGCGAGAGCCTCAACCCCAAGGACGAGGCCGAGCAGGTATTGCCGCTGCTCGACAGCAGCTATGCGGCGACCCAGGTATTCCTCGCACCGAGTGACGCCGCCCTGCTCGAACGCGGCGGTCTGTACCAGGGCGAGAAGGTCGACCCGACCGTACACCAGGCCTATCGCCGCCAGCTGGAAAGCGAGCTGCTGCCACGCGTCGCCCGTCAGCTGGAAGGCCAGATCCGCGCCAACCGCGACGACCGCGAGCTGCTGCTCGGCAGCCTGCGCGCCTACCTGATGCTCAATCTGGAACAGCGCCGCGAAGCCGCGTACCTGCAGGACTGGCTGGCCGCCGACTGGTCGCTGCGCTACGCCGGCGCCGAGCCGACGCAGAAGGGCCTCAACGGCCACTTCCAGCGTCTGCTGGCCGAACCGTTCAGCGCCTACCCGCTGAACGATGCGCTGGTAGCCGAGGCGCGGCAGATCCTGCGTAACGAGTCGCTGGCCAACGTGGTCTACCGCATGCTCCGCGACCAGGCCCGCAGCCTGCCGGAATACCGCCTGAGCCAGCAGCTGGGCAGCCAAGCCACGCTGTTCCTCGGCAGCGACTACAGCATTCCCGGGCTGTACACGCAGAAAGGCTACCAGCAGTACTTCGTCGCCCAGGGCCTCGGTCTGGTGCGCGACATCCTGCGCGACAACTGGGTACTCGGCGAAGGCAACCAGCTCAGCGACAACGACCTCAGCCGCCTGCTGGTGGAACTGGAGCAGCTGTATTTCCGCGACTACGCCAACTACTGGGGCGAGGCCATCGCCCAGCTCAGCCTGGAGCCGATCGGCAACACGGCCCAGGGCATCCTCCAGCTGTCCGCGCTGACCGCGGCCAACTCGCCGCTGCTGCAGGTGCTGGTGGAAGTGCGCGAGAACACCCGCTTCGACCTGCCGGCAGCCGCCGACCAGGTCGACGAGCTGGCCGCCCAGGCCAAGCTGGGCAAGAAGGCCAAACTGGCCGCCGCTGCAGCCGAACAGGGCATCGGCGCCATCGCCAAGAGCCTGCCGGACACCGCCCGCCGCGCCCTGCAACGGCGCTTCGAACCGCTGCACCGGCTGCTCGACGCCAACAGCGGCGCCGGCCCGGAACTGGCCGCCACCCTGCAGGCGCTGGATGCCCTGCAACTGCAGTTCAGCGGCCTGGCCCACGCCAGCGCCCCGGAACAGGCCGCTTTCGAGATGGCCAAGGCGCGCATGGCCGGCAGCCCAGATGCGATCAACCAGGTGCGCAGCAGCGCTGCACGCCTGCCGCAACCGGTGGGCAACTGGCTAAGCCTGATCGCCGACGACAGCTGGCAGCTGGTACTGAACGACGCCTACGGCTACCTGAACAAGCGCTACCGCAGCGAGCTGTACGCCTTCTACAAGGAGTCGCTGTTCAAGCGCTATCCGTTCAGCGCCAAGAGCGACAGCGACGTGGCGATCGCCGACTTCCGCGAGTTCTTCAAGGCCGATGGCGTGGCCGACGGCTTCGTCGATCGCTACCTCAAGGCCTTCGTCAGCGACAGCGAAGGCAAGTACCAGCTGCGCCGCCTGGACGGCCAGGGCCTGCCGCTGTCGCCGGCATTCCTCAAGCAGATCAACCAGACCCAGGTGATCCGCCGCAGCTTCTTCGCCGAGAACCCCACCGAGCCGCTGGTGCTGTTCAAGCTGGAGCCGTTCACCCTCGACTACAGCCTCAACCGCGCCGACTTCCAGTACGGCGGCCAGCAGCTGGAATACCGCCACGGGCCGATCATCGCCACCGCGTTCCGCTGGCCGGCCGAAGGGGACAGCGAGCGCAGCAGCCTGGTGCTCGAAGAGCAGGGCGGGCGCCGCGTCGGCATCGAGAAAAGCAGCGGGCCCTGGGCGCTGTTCCGCCTGCTCGACCTGATGCAGGTCGAGCAGCACAGCGGCCGCGACGTGCTCATCCTCAAGGCCAACCTGCAGGGCCTGCAGGCCAAGTACCTGTTGCACAGCCAGCGCTCGCCGAACCCGTTCGACGCCAGCCTGCTGCGCGACTTCAAGCTGCCGGCGACGCTTTGA